From Segatella copri, the proteins below share one genomic window:
- a CDS encoding serine O-acetyltransferase: protein MNPIVQTIILSASAVRMLPHIALYLLHKKEIDADLLKVQDRKPTVLNLIKACTRERSFRNLFYYRLGEYRSVFISWLLPPERTMTIWCPYIGKGAHLEHSYATYLNAESIGDDFYCLQMVTLGNGKGGRPTIGNDVKIYTGATVFGGIHIGNHVTIGAGAVVFQDIPDGATVVGNPGRIIQK from the coding sequence ATGAATCCGATAGTACAAACCATCATATTGTCAGCTTCGGCGGTGCGCATGTTGCCGCATATCGCTCTGTATCTGCTCCATAAGAAGGAGATAGATGCCGACCTGCTGAAGGTGCAGGACAGGAAGCCTACGGTGCTCAACCTGATTAAGGCATGCACCCGCGAAAGGAGTTTCCGCAATCTGTTTTATTACCGCCTGGGCGAATACCGTTCGGTTTTCATCAGCTGGCTGTTGCCTCCTGAGCGCACGATGACCATTTGGTGCCCGTATATCGGGAAGGGTGCGCATCTGGAGCACAGCTATGCCACCTATCTCAACGCAGAAAGCATAGGTGATGACTTCTACTGTCTGCAGATGGTGACGCTGGGCAACGGCAAGGGCGGCAGACCTACCATCGGAAATGACGTGAAGATTTATACCGGCGCCACGGTCTTCGGCGGCATCCATATCGGCAACCACGTGACGATAGGCGCCGGTGCCGTCGTATTCCAGGATATTCCCGACGGGGCTACCGTGGTAGGGAATCCGGGGAGAATCATTCAGAAATAA
- a CDS encoding NAD-dependent epimerase/dehydratase family protein, protein MIGNSPYKEDIARLFREGLELERLHGKTILVAGATGLVGGCVVDVLMQNPARCYKVIAAGRNKERARQKFAAYWEDESFFFAEIDVTQPVIKSMDRMIGEPVYNELAEGADYIIDAASNASPNFFKQNPVEVMKANINGVSNLLEYGLSHRMQRMVYISSGEIYGEGDGSEFTEKSSGYVDCASVRACYPSSKRAAETLCMAYGAEYDADVVIARLSHTYGPGFTESDNRVYAQFIRNVLKGEDIVLKSKGEAFRSWLYVVDAAHAILRLLLDGERANAYNVAHSESNISIRQLAELIARKADRKVVFDIPEADAQQGNTTPITKATFSTDKLKALGWKPLFDVEEGFGHTLQEVREG, encoded by the coding sequence ATGATAGGAAATTCACCATATAAGGAAGATATTGCGCGCCTTTTCCGGGAAGGTTTGGAATTGGAGCGTCTGCATGGCAAAACCATTCTTGTGGCTGGTGCTACAGGATTGGTAGGAGGCTGTGTGGTTGATGTGCTGATGCAGAATCCTGCCCGGTGCTACAAGGTGATAGCAGCCGGAAGAAACAAGGAACGTGCCCGACAGAAGTTTGCTGCCTATTGGGAGGATGAATCTTTCTTCTTTGCAGAGATAGACGTTACCCAGCCTGTCATCAAGAGCATGGACAGGATGATAGGGGAACCAGTCTATAATGAGTTGGCTGAGGGCGCTGATTACATCATCGATGCAGCCAGCAATGCGAGTCCTAACTTCTTTAAGCAGAACCCTGTAGAGGTGATGAAGGCAAACATCAACGGTGTATCCAACCTGCTGGAATATGGATTGAGTCACCGCATGCAGCGCATGGTTTATATCTCTTCGGGTGAAATCTATGGCGAGGGCGATGGCTCTGAATTTACCGAGAAGAGCAGCGGCTATGTGGATTGTGCATCGGTGCGTGCCTGCTATCCATCTTCCAAACGTGCTGCCGAAACGCTCTGCATGGCATACGGAGCAGAATATGATGCCGATGTGGTGATAGCCAGACTGAGTCATACCTACGGTCCGGGTTTTACGGAGAGTGACAATAGGGTGTATGCCCAGTTTATCCGCAATGTTCTGAAGGGTGAGGATATCGTCCTGAAGAGTAAGGGTGAGGCTTTCCGCTCCTGGCTTTATGTAGTAGATGCCGCCCATGCCATCTTGCGCCTCCTGCTGGATGGCGAGAGGGCAAATGCCTATAATGTGGCTCATTCAGAATCGAATATCTCCATCCGCCAACTGGCAGAGCTGATAGCCCGGAAAGCGGACAGAAAGGTGGTGTTTGATATTCCTGAGGCGGATGCGCAGCAGGGCAATACCACGCCTATCACCAAGGCAACCTTCAGTACGGATAAACTCAAGGCTTTAGGCTGGAAACCGCTCTTTGATGTAGAAGAAGGTTTCGGACATACCTTGCAGGAAGTGAGGGAAGGCTAA
- a CDS encoding beta-1,6-N-acetylglucosaminyltransferase: MKHAFLIMAHGSLPLLRVLLSMLDDERNDIFLHIDRKSDMLDGAEPLVLSKARLFVLKQRVDVRWGNLSQIKAEYVLFEEALKHGPYAYYHLLSGQDLPIKSQDYIHQFFEEHQGKEFVGINHGEEFEWDCRRKMMRYWLFTSLTRSKYGALNAITRRLNKYLSMLLMPFLHRQKMDFAKGANWVSITQACVEYVVSQKPFVLKRFNYTFCPDEFFLQTLVWNQPDFRAALYSEKDEYEGCMRLIDWKRGNPYVWTLADKEELEQSNRLFARKFDIEHEDIIRWIKASC; this comes from the coding sequence ATGAAACATGCTTTTTTGATAATGGCTCATGGCAGTTTACCGCTTCTGAGGGTATTGCTGTCGATGCTCGATGATGAGCGCAATGATATATTTCTGCATATCGACCGGAAATCGGATATGCTGGATGGTGCTGAACCGCTGGTTCTTTCCAAGGCACGCCTCTTTGTATTGAAGCAGAGGGTGGATGTGCGTTGGGGAAATCTGAGCCAGATTAAGGCGGAGTATGTGCTTTTCGAGGAGGCTTTGAAGCATGGACCTTATGCCTACTACCATCTGCTGAGTGGTCAGGATTTACCTATCAAATCGCAGGATTACATCCATCAGTTCTTTGAGGAGCATCAGGGTAAGGAATTTGTGGGCATCAATCATGGTGAGGAATTTGAATGGGATTGCCGCCGGAAGATGATGCGTTATTGGCTATTTACCAGTCTTACCCGCTCGAAGTATGGGGCTTTGAATGCTATCACCAGGCGACTGAATAAATATCTTTCGATGCTGCTCATGCCGTTCCTGCATCGCCAGAAGATGGATTTTGCCAAGGGTGCCAACTGGGTGAGCATCACGCAGGCATGCGTGGAGTATGTGGTGAGCCAGAAGCCGTTTGTATTGAAAAGATTCAATTATACCTTCTGCCCTGATGAGTTCTTCCTGCAGACCCTGGTATGGAATCAGCCCGATTTCCGGGCCGCCTTGTACTCAGAAAAAGATGAATATGAGGGCTGTATGCGACTCATTGACTGGAAACGGGGCAATCCGTACGTCTGGACTTTGGCAGACAAAGAGGAGCTGGAACAAAGCAACCGCCTCTTTGCCCGTAAGTTTGATATAGAGCATGAGGATATCATCCGCTGGATCAAGGCTTCTTGCTAA
- a CDS encoding IspD/TarI family cytidylyltransferase: MNYALIIAGGSGNRMGQDIPKQFMHVDNCPIIIHTMMAFQKHPDIQGIAVVCLAGWETVLQSYANQFCITKLKWIFPGGSNGQESIHNGIYGLKEAGCGDDDLVLVHDAVRPLLSQDIISSNIAICQKYGYAITGIKCREAILESEDGFTTNTSIPRDKLIRTQTPQTFRLGNLIAAHEEAKEKGITNSVASCTLMAELGGRQMHIVPGSEKNIKITTVEDLEILKALMKVQPEAWLK; this comes from the coding sequence ATGAACTATGCATTGATCATAGCCGGAGGTTCTGGCAATAGAATGGGACAGGACATCCCAAAGCAGTTTATGCATGTAGACAACTGTCCTATCATCATCCATACGATGATGGCTTTTCAGAAGCATCCTGATATTCAGGGTATTGCTGTGGTATGTCTGGCAGGTTGGGAAACGGTACTGCAGTCGTATGCCAACCAGTTCTGCATTACCAAGCTGAAATGGATATTCCCTGGCGGAAGCAATGGTCAGGAGTCAATCCACAATGGTATCTATGGCTTGAAAGAGGCGGGATGCGGTGATGACGACCTGGTGCTGGTGCATGATGCCGTGCGCCCACTCTTGTCGCAAGACATCATCTCATCCAATATCGCCATCTGCCAGAAGTATGGCTATGCCATTACGGGTATCAAATGTAGAGAGGCTATCCTGGAGAGCGAAGATGGTTTCACGACCAACACCAGTATTCCGCGCGACAAACTGATCCGTACCCAGACACCCCAGACCTTCCGTTTGGGCAATCTGATAGCAGCCCACGAAGAGGCTAAGGAGAAGGGCATCACCAATTCGGTAGCATCCTGTACCCTGATGGCAGAACTGGGAGGCAGACAGATGCATATCGTGCCTGGTTCAGAGAAGAACATCAAGATAACCACCGTTGAGGATCTGGAGATACTGAAGGCACTGATGAAGGTTCAGCCTGAGGCTTGGTTAAAATAA
- a CDS encoding DUF6080 domain-containing protein produces MKKIFDIFKIKKEERVSALVALIIACALNALTVIKYHSQFSQITDNYHKLFVKTFHVAGFDPLTYSIVSHWDTEYNVYRHPLLAFFMYIPNQINQGLIMLTGINCVQFVVGAILVFCAFYSFIFLYRIFREVIGTERFDANLLSAFYFSFAYVMVSAMVPDHFIMSMIILLCTLYITGVCMKKGRQLTIWQTILLFVFTAGVSLNNGLKTYLAALFTNGRKFFCIKYFLIGVILPAALMWAFARWEYRTFVWPKEMARHEAKMKKNKEATAKIYQQYRDSTGVKDSAKVEAAVKKIIKDKAHAKYVRDHKQIWNKNTGKPIAKGEFMNWTDKTTSRSQTLVENFFGESIMLHQQNLLGDVLRNRPVIVKYQSAVNYVVEACIVVLFLLGILAGRKSKFLWLTLTFFLMDAALHIGLGFGINEVYIMTAHYMYALPIAIAFLALKAKGKNLKWAFRGLMLAITLYLWISNGYLLVGYMLG; encoded by the coding sequence ATGAAAAAGATATTCGATATTTTTAAAATCAAGAAAGAGGAAAGAGTTTCAGCACTCGTCGCACTCATCATAGCATGTGCCCTCAATGCCCTGACTGTCATCAAATACCACAGCCAGTTCTCGCAGATTACAGATAATTATCACAAACTCTTTGTCAAGACCTTCCATGTGGCAGGTTTCGACCCGCTTACCTATAGCATCGTATCTCACTGGGACACAGAATATAACGTATACCGCCACCCACTGCTGGCGTTCTTCATGTATATCCCGAATCAGATAAATCAAGGATTGATAATGCTTACCGGCATCAACTGCGTTCAGTTTGTCGTGGGAGCTATCCTGGTGTTCTGCGCCTTCTATTCCTTCATTTTTCTTTACCGTATATTCAGAGAAGTGATTGGTACAGAGCGCTTTGATGCCAACCTGCTCTCTGCCTTCTATTTCTCTTTCGCCTATGTGATGGTTTCAGCGATGGTACCCGACCATTTCATTATGTCGATGATCATACTCCTCTGTACCCTGTATATCACAGGCGTATGCATGAAGAAAGGCAGACAACTTACCATCTGGCAGACTATCCTGCTCTTTGTATTTACAGCGGGCGTATCGCTCAACAATGGTCTGAAGACCTATCTTGCCGCCCTTTTCACCAATGGCAGAAAGTTCTTCTGTATCAAATACTTCCTGATAGGAGTCATCCTTCCTGCCGCACTCATGTGGGCTTTCGCCAGATGGGAATACCGCACCTTCGTATGGCCTAAGGAGATGGCAAGACACGAGGCTAAGATGAAGAAAAACAAGGAAGCCACAGCCAAGATTTACCAGCAATACCGCGACAGCACTGGCGTGAAAGACTCGGCAAAGGTAGAAGCTGCCGTCAAGAAAATCATCAAGGATAAAGCGCATGCCAAATATGTTCGCGACCATAAACAGATATGGAACAAGAACACGGGCAAGCCTATCGCCAAGGGCGAATTCATGAACTGGACCGACAAGACGACCTCCCGCTCGCAAACTCTGGTCGAGAATTTCTTCGGTGAAAGCATCATGCTGCACCAGCAGAACCTTCTGGGCGATGTATTGCGCAACCGTCCGGTTATCGTGAAATACCAGTCTGCGGTCAATTATGTGGTAGAGGCATGCATCGTTGTGCTTTTCTTACTTGGCATCCTTGCCGGAAGAAAATCAAAGTTCCTCTGGCTCACCCTGACATTCTTCCTAATGGATGCTGCCCTCCATATCGGTTTGGGCTTCGGTATCAACGAGGTATATATCATGACTGCCCACTATATGTATGCCCTTCCTATCGCCATCGCCTTCCTGGCGCTCAAGGCAAAAGGAAAGAACCTGAAATGGGCCTTCAGAGGATTGATGCTCGCCATCACCCTCTATCTGTGGATAAGCAACGGATATCTGCTGGTAGGCTACATGCTAGGATAA
- a CDS encoding lipopolysaccharide biosynthesis protein, producing the protein MAESLKEKTAKGLFWGAMNSGSTQVLNILFGIFLARLLSPADYGIIGILTIFTLIAGNLQSSGFTQALVNIRKPTDNDYNSVFWFNVLVSLTMYVVLFFCAPLIADFFHQPCLTSLSRFVFLSFFISSFGIAQNGYMMKNMMNKEITIVNFMALISSNVVGLVLAFNGMAYWSLAWQQVIFILVLNIGRYYYTGWRPNFHIDFGPVRKMFGFSVKLLVTNIINTVSNNVLTFVFGRFYPINDVGNYSQAYNWDTKANSFVANTVGQIAQPVLASIQDDKNRELLVFRKMLRFTAFLSFPLMFGLTLVSREFILITIHEKWIASVPLLQILCVSGAFMPIYTLYQNLAISKGRSDVYMWCNIGQVVGLLALVLFCHQYGIQTMVIAYTLFIIAWLLVWQWMMKRVAGLRFLDVAKDILPFMLCAAATMVVTYFMTRSLQNIYLLLLVRLLVSATIYFCIMKLLKVQILEECIAFCKRGR; encoded by the coding sequence ATGGCAGAATCATTAAAGGAAAAAACCGCCAAGGGATTGTTCTGGGGAGCGATGAACAGTGGCTCTACCCAGGTACTCAATATCCTCTTTGGCATCTTCTTGGCGCGTTTGTTGTCGCCAGCCGATTATGGTATCATCGGCATCCTCACCATATTCACCCTGATAGCGGGCAATCTGCAGAGTAGTGGGTTTACCCAGGCACTGGTGAATATCAGGAAACCCACCGACAACGATTATAACTCGGTGTTCTGGTTTAATGTCCTGGTGAGTCTTACCATGTATGTGGTGCTCTTTTTCTGTGCGCCGCTGATAGCAGATTTCTTCCATCAGCCTTGTCTCACCTCCCTGTCGCGCTTCGTGTTCCTGAGTTTCTTCATCTCTTCGTTTGGCATCGCCCAGAACGGATATATGATGAAGAACATGATGAACAAGGAGATTACCATCGTTAATTTCATGGCTCTGATCAGTTCGAATGTCGTGGGACTGGTACTGGCATTCAACGGCATGGCTTACTGGAGTCTTGCCTGGCAGCAGGTTATCTTTATCCTCGTGCTGAATATAGGAAGATATTATTATACGGGATGGCGCCCGAACTTTCATATCGATTTCGGACCGGTGAGAAAGATGTTCGGATTCAGCGTGAAACTCCTGGTTACCAACATTATCAATACGGTGAGCAACAATGTATTGACCTTTGTCTTCGGCAGGTTCTATCCGATTAATGATGTGGGTAACTATAGTCAGGCATACAACTGGGACACCAAGGCTAATTCGTTTGTTGCCAATACGGTGGGACAGATAGCTCAGCCCGTCTTGGCTTCTATCCAGGACGATAAGAACCGCGAGTTGCTGGTGTTCAGAAAAATGCTCCGTTTTACGGCATTCCTTTCTTTTCCATTGATGTTTGGCTTGACCCTGGTATCACGCGAATTCATTCTGATTACGATTCATGAGAAATGGATAGCCAGTGTGCCGCTGTTGCAGATTCTTTGTGTGAGCGGTGCCTTTATGCCGATTTATACGCTCTATCAGAATCTGGCTATCAGCAAGGGTCGTTCTGATGTGTATATGTGGTGCAACATCGGTCAGGTAGTGGGTTTGCTCGCCTTGGTATTGTTCTGTCATCAATATGGCATCCAGACCATGGTGATAGCCTATACCTTATTTATAATAGCTTGGCTTCTGGTCTGGCAGTGGATGATGAAGCGTGTTGCCGGATTGCGGTTTCTGGATGTGGCAAAGGATATACTGCCATTCATGCTCTGTGCGGCAGCCACGATGGTAGTTACCTATTTTATGACCCGCAGCCTGCAGAACATCTATCTCCTGCTGCTGGTTCGTCTGCTGGTTTCAGCCACCATCTACTTCTGTATCATGAAACTGCTGAAGGTGCAGATATTAGAAGAGTGTATAGCCTTCTGTAAGCGAGGTAGATAA
- a CDS encoding LicD family protein — translation MDIKNIKKEWNATILDILKAFIEICNKYHLRYYCCAGTAIGAARHHGMIPWDDDIDVLMPRPDYDRLLEIAKHEDFGKYEVVTPYNNESYPLYFSKLVNRETTLIEEKERPCIIGLYVDIFPLDATDDDLETAKALYRKYSKTINRLNAVTTHNTFFEYISLLLHKETWGRFAIKTIAFFCRSKMRHRLIQQMDEMSHRYDFDKAKNVLVNTGSYHYKEIFPKEWLGKGKEFPFEDTTVLLPEQADTYLRHFFGDYMKFPPVEQRVEKHLRYYLNMEKRETWDEIKRKL, via the coding sequence ATGGATATTAAGAACATCAAGAAGGAATGGAACGCCACAATACTCGATATATTGAAGGCTTTCATCGAAATCTGCAACAAGTATCACCTCAGATATTACTGTTGTGCCGGCACCGCTATCGGAGCCGCCCGTCACCACGGAATGATTCCCTGGGACGATGACATCGACGTACTGATGCCACGCCCCGACTACGACCGTCTGCTCGAAATCGCCAAGCATGAAGACTTTGGCAAATACGAGGTAGTAACTCCGTACAACAACGAGTCATACCCTCTGTATTTCTCAAAACTCGTGAACCGCGAAACCACCCTTATCGAGGAGAAGGAGCGTCCCTGCATCATCGGTCTTTACGTAGATATCTTCCCTCTTGATGCCACCGACGATGACCTGGAAACGGCAAAGGCGCTGTATCGCAAATACTCTAAGACCATCAACCGTCTGAACGCCGTAACCACCCACAATACTTTCTTTGAGTACATCTCCCTGCTCCTGCACAAGGAAACCTGGGGCCGCTTTGCCATCAAGACGATCGCCTTCTTCTGCCGCAGCAAGATGCGCCACCGCCTCATCCAGCAGATGGACGAGATGAGTCACCGGTATGACTTCGATAAGGCGAAGAACGTACTGGTGAATACAGGTTCCTACCACTATAAGGAGATTTTTCCGAAGGAATGGCTCGGCAAGGGCAAGGAATTCCCGTTCGAGGATACCACCGTCTTGCTGCCGGAGCAGGCTGATACCTATCTGCGCCACTTCTTTGGCGACTATATGAAGTTTCCACCCGTAGAACAGAGAGTAGAGAAACACCTTCGCTACTATCTGAACATGGAAAAGCGGGAAACATGGGATGAGATTAAAAGAAAGCTTTAG
- a CDS encoding glycosyltransferase family 2 protein, with protein sequence MLKISILTPIYGVEKYIEQCARSLFEQSYASIEYIFVDDCTPDKSIGILQSLLKEYPERAQQVRIIHHDRNRGVGAARQTALMAATGDYLLFADSDDMLPEDAVEKLAGKADSSHADLVDGGYREWCEGKAGRLQKPFDVSDEKLLKLLVCQNIITNRLWGRIYKRSLIMEHRIFFEEGINYAEDLFWNAQFMFYGKKVNIDDAVYYYRTDNENSYNHNISEKNLLSYFKSTRRLIDFFEQNDTEHQYLRATEIGIVNAYRWAANAQVAFEKVDQALDYKPKSCLIRLIIKLIKKGVPVKRVNLIYLAYRRLYTLLISAPSAVS encoded by the coding sequence ATGCTGAAAATAAGTATCTTAACTCCTATCTATGGGGTAGAAAAATATATCGAACAGTGCGCCCGTTCACTGTTCGAGCAGTCGTATGCGTCTATCGAATACATCTTTGTAGATGACTGTACCCCCGATAAAAGTATCGGTATCCTACAATCGCTCCTGAAAGAATATCCTGAAAGAGCACAACAGGTACGCATCATCCACCACGACAGAAACCGGGGCGTGGGAGCTGCAAGACAGACGGCACTGATGGCGGCTACAGGCGATTATCTTTTATTTGCCGATAGCGACGATATGCTGCCGGAAGATGCAGTTGAGAAGCTGGCAGGAAAAGCAGATAGCAGCCATGCCGACCTGGTTGATGGCGGCTACCGGGAATGGTGCGAAGGAAAAGCAGGAAGACTCCAGAAACCTTTTGATGTTTCTGATGAGAAGCTGCTCAAACTGCTTGTCTGCCAGAACATCATCACCAACCGGCTGTGGGGCAGAATCTATAAGCGTTCGCTCATCATGGAGCACAGGATATTCTTTGAAGAGGGCATCAACTATGCGGAAGATCTCTTCTGGAATGCCCAGTTCATGTTCTACGGCAAAAAGGTGAATATCGATGATGCGGTATATTATTACCGTACCGACAATGAGAATTCCTACAATCACAACATCTCTGAAAAGAACCTCCTGTCATACTTCAAGTCAACCCGCCGACTCATCGATTTCTTCGAGCAGAACGATACGGAACATCAGTACCTCAGGGCCACAGAGATAGGCATCGTCAATGCCTACCGCTGGGCGGCAAACGCACAGGTAGCCTTCGAAAAGGTGGATCAGGCACTCGACTACAAGCCTAAGAGCTGCCTCATCCGACTCATCATCAAGCTCATCAAAAAGGGGGTACCTGTCAAGAGGGTGAATCTTATCTACCTCGCTTACAGAAGGCTATACACTCTTCTAATATCTGCACCTTCAGCAGTTTCATGA
- a CDS encoding DUF6080 domain-containing protein: MNNIFRIKKEERLFALITLIVIIAFNVLMITYHFDDFGKPKAGFWTLFTKNFQISGFDPYTYLTLSKWKVYYTEYRHPMLPFFLYPFSLLNGWLIELTSRNWATSIVAVMMTFFSTYSTLFFRRIFREVMQLKAIDSNVLTAMLFSFAYVLLVTFVDDHFGMSLFFLSMTLYLAGKQQQEHRSMPWWQTALLFFFTAGITLSNGAKTFLAALFTNGKKLFRPKYLALGIILPTLLIGAAGIYQNKAFIIPNRLEGERLVAQKAAKDSTFRAKMEQKQKHDKAIAGKNIQKRGMLSWADMSISRSESLVENVFGESLILHREHLLEDIHSHRPIFVKYQTPVPYIIEGIIVILLCMGFWMGRRSAFLWLTASWVACDAFIHLVMGFGLNEVYIMAAHWAFIIPISIGYIIRNCKEKYLPYLRGTLAVITIFLFFYNSTLIFEYLTR, translated from the coding sequence ATGAACAATATATTTAGAATTAAAAAAGAAGAAAGGCTCTTTGCCTTGATTACACTCATCGTTATCATCGCCTTCAATGTGCTGATGATAACCTATCATTTTGATGATTTCGGCAAACCGAAAGCAGGATTCTGGACGCTCTTCACCAAGAACTTTCAGATTTCAGGTTTCGACCCCTACACCTACCTTACCCTCTCGAAGTGGAAGGTGTATTACACGGAGTATCGCCATCCCATGCTCCCTTTCTTCCTCTATCCTTTCTCGCTACTGAACGGCTGGCTGATAGAACTCACCTCCCGCAACTGGGCAACTTCCATCGTGGCGGTGATGATGACATTCTTCTCCACCTACTCCACCCTCTTCTTCAGAAGAATCTTCAGAGAGGTGATGCAGCTGAAGGCTATAGACAGCAATGTGCTCACAGCGATGCTTTTTTCCTTTGCCTACGTGCTGCTCGTCACCTTTGTGGATGACCATTTCGGCATGTCGCTTTTCTTCCTGTCGATGACACTTTATCTGGCAGGCAAACAGCAGCAGGAACACCGCAGCATGCCTTGGTGGCAAACAGCCCTGCTCTTTTTCTTCACGGCAGGCATCACGCTGAGCAATGGCGCCAAGACCTTCCTTGCCGCCCTCTTTACCAATGGCAAAAAACTCTTCCGCCCGAAATATCTGGCATTGGGCATCATCTTGCCTACCCTTCTGATAGGTGCTGCAGGCATTTATCAGAACAAGGCATTCATTATTCCGAACCGTCTGGAAGGAGAACGGCTCGTTGCCCAAAAGGCAGCGAAAGACAGTACTTTTAGGGCAAAGATGGAACAGAAGCAAAAACACGATAAGGCTATCGCTGGCAAGAATATCCAGAAACGAGGCATGCTTTCATGGGCAGATATGTCTATCTCCCGTTCAGAATCACTGGTAGAAAACGTTTTTGGCGAATCGCTTATCCTGCACAGAGAACATCTGCTGGAAGATATCCACAGCCACCGCCCGATATTCGTGAAATACCAGACACCCGTTCCTTATATCATAGAGGGTATCATCGTGATTCTGCTGTGTATGGGCTTTTGGATGGGAAGAAGATCGGCCTTTCTCTGGCTCACAGCCTCATGGGTGGCATGCGATGCCTTCATTCATCTGGTCATGGGATTCGGACTGAACGAGGTTTATATCATGGCTGCCCATTGGGCGTTCATCATTCCGATCAGTATCGGATATATCATCAGAAACTGTAAGGAGAAATATCTGCCTTATCTTCGTGGAACACTCGCAGTTATCACCATCTTCCTGTTCTTCTATAACAGCACGCTGATATTCGAGTATCTCACAAGATAA
- a CDS encoding GtrA family protein encodes MNIKNKINNMDDAKREKLGEVIRFGIVGGLATVLQYVIYLAMMPALTHFIPNMGDHSLATTANTIAYIVSFIFNFIASTRYTFKVKANAKRGAGFTLSHIVNYSMQTLCLNLFVGLGLAKQLAMIPTLCICIPVNFLLVRFFLKK; translated from the coding sequence ATGAATATCAAGAACAAGATAAATAATATGGATGATGCCAAGCGAGAGAAGCTGGGCGAAGTCATCAGATTCGGAATCGTAGGCGGACTGGCTACGGTACTGCAATATGTCATCTACCTGGCTATGATGCCGGCACTGACCCATTTCATCCCCAACATGGGCGACCACAGTCTGGCTACTACAGCCAACACCATCGCCTATATCGTGAGTTTCATCTTCAATTTCATCGCCAGTACCCGCTATACCTTCAAGGTAAAGGCGAATGCCAAACGCGGAGCAGGATTCACCCTCTCCCACATCGTCAACTACTCGATGCAGACCCTCTGCCTCAACCTCTTCGTAGGCTTGGGTCTAGCCAAACAGCTGGCTATGATACCCACCCTCTGCATCTGCATCCCGGTAAACTTCCTCCTGGTAAGGTTCTTCCTGAAGAAATAA